One stretch of Eupeodes corollae chromosome 2, idEupCoro1.1, whole genome shotgun sequence DNA includes these proteins:
- the LOC129948045 gene encoding cuticle protein 8 has translation MVSFNATILLLFIATTTVSSQFMEFFSDYKKNHIEDEINYSFRYVIDHPESGVTLDHWEDRKGIQVNGRYGLLEPGGYVRDVRYEVNGDNGFKSVVRTRMPGSRSHQVLFVLRSQPKQALRRAEPVAFVV, from the exons GTCTCCTTCAATGCAACAATTTTGTTGCTCTTCATTGCTACCACAACAGTCTCTAGCCAGTTCATGGAATTCTTTAGTGACTACAAGAAAAACCACATTGAAGATGAG ATTAATTACTCGTTTCGATATGTCATCGATCATCCTGAAAGTGGTGTTACACTGGACCACTGGGAGGATAGAAAAGGCATCCAAGTTAATGGAAGATATGGACTTTTAGAACCAGGTGGATATGTACGAGATGTACGTTATGAAGTTAATGGAGACAATGGATTCAAAAGTGTGGTTAGAACCAGAATGCCAg gaAGTAGAAGCCatcaagttttatttgttttgagatCACAACCAAAACAGGCGTTGAGAAGAGCCGAACCTGTGGCATTTGTCGTGtaa
- the LOC129947026 gene encoding cell death-inducing p53-target protein 1 isoform X2 — protein MSKAPGPTPPQYTYVPPPSAPPSYQEAIGGVKPTSPFTPIVHPVTNTTILTTVVPIGRSATHMICPTCNAEIETTTRTEPGMIAYLSGFVIALLGCWFGCCLIPCCIDECMDVHHTCPNCKAYLGRNRR, from the exons ATGAGTAAGGCTCCAGGACCAACTCCACCCCAGTACACATACGTGCCACCGCCATCGGCCCCTCCAAGCTATCAGGAAGCCATTGGCGGAGTGAAGCCCACAAGTCCCTTCACTCCAATCGTCCATCCAGTAACGAACACAACAATTCTGACGACAGTTGTCCCGATTGGCCGCTCTGCCACGCACATGATCTGTCCAACATGTAATGCAGAGATCGAAACGACAACCCGCACCGAGCCGGGTATGATTGCATATCTCTCTGGATTTGTTATTGCACTTTTAGG ttgcTGGTTTGGATGCTGTCTCATTCCATGCTGCATTGACGAATGTATGGACGTACATCACACTTGTCCCAATTGCAAAGCCTATCTTGGACGCAATCGACGATAA
- the LOC129947026 gene encoding cell death-inducing p53-target protein 1 isoform X1, giving the protein MSRPSRKDIKMSKAPGPTPPQYTYVPPPSAPPSYQEAIGGVKPTSPFTPIVHPVTNTTILTTVVPIGRSATHMICPTCNAEIETTTRTEPGMIAYLSGFVIALLGCWFGCCLIPCCIDECMDVHHTCPNCKAYLGRNRR; this is encoded by the exons ATGTCGCGACCTTCTcgcaaa gaTATCAAAATGAGTAAGGCTCCAGGACCAACTCCACCCCAGTACACATACGTGCCACCGCCATCGGCCCCTCCAAGCTATCAGGAAGCCATTGGCGGAGTGAAGCCCACAAGTCCCTTCACTCCAATCGTCCATCCAGTAACGAACACAACAATTCTGACGACAGTTGTCCCGATTGGCCGCTCTGCCACGCACATGATCTGTCCAACATGTAATGCAGAGATCGAAACGACAACCCGCACCGAGCCGGGTATGATTGCATATCTCTCTGGATTTGTTATTGCACTTTTAGG ttgcTGGTTTGGATGCTGTCTCATTCCATGCTGCATTGACGAATGTATGGACGTACATCACACTTGTCCCAATTGCAAAGCCTATCTTGGACGCAATCGACGATAA